From a single Clostridium isatidis genomic region:
- a CDS encoding DNA-directed RNA polymerase subunit alpha produces MLEIEKPVIECTEVNENGTYGKYVIEPLERGYGITLGNALRRILLSSLPGVAPTSVKIDGVLHEFSTVHGVKEDVTEIILNIKSLALTMNGEGPKTIYIDAKGPGEITGADIKTDGDVEVINKDLHIATLDEDGKLYMEITVNKGRGYVTQSKNKSEDLPISSIAVDSIYTPVKRVNFTVENTRVGQITDYDKLTLEIWTNGTIKIDEAISLSAKILIEHLKLFMSLGDSTNDVEIMIEKEEDKKEKVLEMTVEELDLSVRSYNCLKRAGINTVQELASKSMDDMMKVRNLGKKSLEEVERKLRELNLSLRQNDE; encoded by the coding sequence ATGTTAGAAATAGAAAAGCCAGTTATAGAGTGTACAGAAGTAAATGAAAATGGTACTTATGGTAAGTATGTTATTGAACCACTAGAAAGAGGATACGGTATAACTCTTGGAAATGCTCTAAGAAGAATACTTTTATCATCACTTCCAGGAGTTGCTCCAACATCTGTTAAGATTGACGGAGTATTACATGAGTTTTCAACTGTACATGGAGTTAAGGAAGATGTAACAGAAATAATTCTTAACATAAAATCTTTAGCATTAACTATGAATGGTGAAGGTCCAAAAACTATTTATATAGATGCTAAAGGACCTGGTGAAATTACAGGTGCTGATATAAAAACTGATGGAGATGTAGAGGTAATAAATAAAGATCTTCACATCGCTACGTTAGATGAAGACGGTAAGTTATATATGGAGATAACTGTTAATAAAGGAAGAGGATATGTAACTCAAAGTAAAAATAAGAGTGAAGATCTTCCAATATCATCAATAGCAGTAGATTCAATATATACACCAGTTAAAAGAGTTAATTTTACTGTTGAAAATACAAGAGTTGGTCAAATTACTGACTACGATAAATTAACTTTAGAAATTTGGACTAACGGAACTATAAAAATTGATGAAGCTATAAGCTTATCAGCAAAAATTCTTATAGAACATTTAAAACTATTTATGTCATTAGGAGATAGTACTAATGATGTAGAAATTATGATAGAAAAAGAAGAAGATAAGAAAGAAAAAGTACTAGAAATGACTGTAGAAGAATTAGATTTATCTGTTAGATCTTATAACTGTCTAAAGAGAGCAGGAATTAATACAGTTCAAGAACTTGCCTCAAAATCAATGGATGATATGATGAAGGTAAGAAATCTAGGAAAGAAATCTTTAGAGGAAGTCGAAAGAAAGCTTAGGGAGCTAAACTTAAGTTTAAGACAAAACGATGAGTAA
- the rpsK gene encoding 30S ribosomal protein S11: MAQKVKKTRRRKERKNVEHGAAHISSTFNNSIVTLTDARGNALSWSSAGALGFRGSRKSTPYAAQMAAETAAKAAMEHGLKSIEVYVKGPGAGREAAIRSLQAAGLEVTLIKDVTPIPHNGCRPPKRRRV; the protein is encoded by the coding sequence ATGGCTCAGAAAGTTAAGAAAACTAGAAGAAGAAAAGAAAGAAAGAATGTTGAGCATGGCGCAGCACATATTTCTTCAACATTTAATAACTCAATAGTTACTTTAACTGATGCAAGAGGAAATGCTTTATCATGGTCAAGCGCAGGAGCTTTAGGCTTCAGAGGGTCAAGAAAGAGTACTCCTTATGCAGCACAAATGGCAGCAGAAACTGCAGCTAAAGCAGCTATGGAACATGGATTAAAGAGTATAGAAGTTTATGTAAAGGGACCAGGAGCTGGAAGAGAAGCAGCAATCAGATCTTTACAAGCAGCAGGATTAGAAGTAACTTTAATTAAAGATGTTACTCCAATCCCACATAACGGATGTAGACCACCAAAGAGAAGAAGAGTCTAG
- the rplQ gene encoding 50S ribosomal protein L17 translates to MAGYRKLGRSTDQRKAMLRSLVTGLLKHGKIETTETRAKETRKLAEKMITLAKRGDLHARRQVLAFVTEEEVVANLFDNIAPKYAERNGGYTRILKMGPRRGDGAEVVILELV, encoded by the coding sequence ATGGCAGGTTATCGTAAACTAGGTCGTTCTACAGACCAAAGAAAAGCTATGTTAAGAAGCCTTGTAACTGGACTTTTAAAACATGGTAAGATAGAAACAACAGAAACTAGAGCTAAAGAAACTAGAAAACTAGCTGAAAAGATGATCACTTTAGCAAAAAGAGGTGACCTACACGCTAGAAGACAAGTTTTAGCTTTTGTTACTGAAGAAGAAGTAGTTGCAAACCTATTTGACAACATTGCTCCAAAATATGCTGAAAGAAATGGTGGATACACTAGAATCTTAAAGATGGGTCCAAGAAGAGGGGACGGAGCTGAAGTTGTTATACTTGAATTAGTATAA
- a CDS encoding KOW domain-containing RNA-binding protein: protein MTKVIIEVKNLQNNDLIGKVVLSKAGRDKDHLYVVIDVLNDKYVLLSNGNTKTVQMPKRKSLKHLRVLNNVDDEIKESIISKDRGTDLKIKRFLKLKGIVKEG from the coding sequence ATGACTAAGGTAATCATTGAGGTGAAAAATTTGCAAAACAATGACTTGATTGGAAAAGTAGTTCTTTCAAAAGCAGGAAGAGACAAAGATCATTTATATGTAGTAATAGATGTGTTAAATGATAAGTATGTTCTTCTAAGCAATGGGAATACAAAAACAGTTCAGATGCCTAAACGTAAGAGTTTAAAACACTTAAGAGTTTTAAATAATGTAGATGATGAGATTAAAGAATCTATCATATCAAAAGATAGAGGTACTGATTTAAAAATAAAAAGATTTCTAAAACTTAAAGGCATTGTTAAGGAGGGTTGA
- the rpmJ gene encoding 50S ribosomal protein L36 yields the protein MKVRPSVKPICEKCKVIKRKGRVMVICENPKHKQKQG from the coding sequence ATGAAAGTAAGACCATCAGTTAAGCCTATTTGCGAAAAGTGCAAAGTTATAAAGAGAAAAGGAAGAGTAATGGTTATCTGTGAAAATCCTAAGCACAAGCAAAAACAAGGCTAA
- the rpsM gene encoding 30S ribosomal protein S13, whose product MARISGVDLPKEKRIEIGLTYIYGIGLSTSHKILAATGINPDTRVKDLTEDEVTKIREYVKTLTIEGDLRREVALNIKRLIEIGSYRGIRHRKGLPVRGQKTKTNARTRKGPKKTIANKKK is encoded by the coding sequence ATGGCAAGAATTTCAGGCGTAGACCTACCAAAGGAAAAAAGAATTGAAATAGGTCTAACATATATATATGGAATAGGACTTTCTACTTCACATAAGATATTAGCAGCAACAGGTATAAATCCTGACACAAGAGTTAAGGATCTTACTGAAGACGAAGTAACAAAGATTAGAGAATATGTAAAAACATTAACAATTGAAGGCGACTTAAGAAGAGAAGTAGCATTAAATATTAAGAGATTAATAGAAATCGGATCTTATAGAGGAATAAGACACAGAAAAGGTCTTCCAGTTAGAGGTCAAAAGACTAAGACTAACGCTAGAACAAGAAAAGGTCCAAAGAAAACTATAGCAAATAAGAAGAAATAG
- the infA gene encoding translation initiation factor IF-1 — MSKDDVIEMQGTVLEALPNAMFQVELESGHKILAHISGKLRMNFIRILPGDKVTIELSPYDLTRGRITWREK; from the coding sequence ATGTCAAAAGATGATGTAATAGAAATGCAGGGTACAGTACTAGAAGCATTGCCAAATGCTATGTTCCAAGTAGAACTTGAAAGCGGGCATAAGATTCTAGCACATATATCAGGAAAATTAAGAATGAACTTCATAAGAATTCTTCCAGGGGATAAGGTTACAATAGAACTTTCTCCATATGACTTAACAAGAGGTAGAATTACATGGAGAGAAAAATAA
- the rpsD gene encoding 30S ribosomal protein S4, with protein MARYTGATCRLCRREGMKLFLKGDRCYTDKCAFVRRSYAPGQHGAARKKLSNYGVQLREKQKARRIYGILEGQFRTYYEKADHMRGITGENLLKLLEMRLDNVVYRLGYGASRPEARQLVNHGHFLVNGKRVNIPSYQVSVNDVITVAEKSRGSEKFKTFIENPKTLPKWLEANAENYTGKVVAEPSREDIDSPINETLIVELYSK; from the coding sequence ATGGCAAGATATACTGGAGCTACATGTAGATTATGTAGAAGAGAAGGTATGAAACTATTCCTAAAAGGGGATAGATGTTATACAGATAAATGTGCTTTCGTTAGAAGAAGTTATGCACCAGGACAACACGGAGCAGCTAGAAAGAAATTATCTAACTACGGAGTACAATTAAGAGAAAAACAAAAAGCAAGAAGAATATACGGAATATTAGAAGGCCAATTCAGAACTTACTATGAAAAGGCTGATCACATGAGAGGAATCACAGGTGAAAACTTACTAAAATTACTAGAAATGAGATTAGATAACGTAGTTTACAGACTAGGTTATGGTGCTTCAAGACCAGAAGCTAGACAATTAGTAAACCACGGACATTTCTTAGTAAATGGTAAGAGAGTTAATATCCCATCATATCAAGTTTCTGTTAATGATGTAATAACAGTAGCTGAAAAGAGCAGAGGATCAGAAAAGTTCAAGACATTTATTGAAAATCCTAAGACATTACCAAAATGGTTAGAAGCTAATGCTGAAAATTATACAGGAAAAGTAGTTGCTGAGCCATCAAGAGAAGATATTGATAGCCCAATCAACGAAACTCTAATTGTCGAATTATACAGCAAGTAA